One region of Streptomyces sp. CG4 genomic DNA includes:
- a CDS encoding pyridoxamine 5'-phosphate oxidase family protein has product MTVTQQRRGRKIMMTPGELDEFLTSQRTCRVATVSADGAPHVSALWFAWDGTSLWLYSVVRSRRWAQLRRDPRVAVVVDSGEDYDQLRGVELSGRVEFVGEAPRVGELCAELDTAETLFARKNFGLDEMPHDGRHAWTRLTPEKIVSWDFRKLGGA; this is encoded by the coding sequence ATGACCGTCACTCAGCAGCGCCGGGGCCGGAAGATCATGATGACGCCCGGCGAGCTGGACGAGTTCCTCACCAGTCAGCGCACCTGCCGGGTCGCGACCGTCTCGGCGGACGGCGCACCGCATGTCAGCGCGCTGTGGTTCGCCTGGGACGGCACCTCGCTGTGGCTGTACTCGGTGGTGCGCAGCAGGCGTTGGGCGCAACTGCGCCGCGATCCGCGGGTGGCCGTCGTGGTCGACTCGGGCGAGGACTACGACCAGTTGCGCGGGGTCGAACTGTCCGGCCGGGTGGAGTTCGTGGGCGAGGCGCCCCGGGTCGGGGAGCTGTGTGCCGAACTCGACACGGCCGAGACGCTGTTCGCGCGCAAGAACTTCGGCCTGGACGAGATGCCGCACGACGGCCGGCACGCCTGGACCCGGCTGACCCCGGAGAAGATCGTCTCCTGGGACTTCCGGAAGCTGGGCGGAGCCTAG
- a CDS encoding cysteine hydrolase has translation MPSHQQLSELLDPVSTVLLTVECQQGVVGPDSALPELAREARSSGALRNVARLVAAAHETGVQVIHAIAERRPDGRGASRNARLFRAAERLPVLQLSGTHAVRVAPPIEVAEEDFVVRRLHGLSPIHGTDVDALLRNLGCRTLVVTGVSANVAIPNAVFDAVNLGYTAVVPADAIAGVPADYTPAMIRHTLALVATVSTTDDVLRCLKRPRGRG, from the coding sequence ATGCCGTCGCACCAGCAGCTCAGCGAACTCCTCGACCCGGTGAGCACCGTGCTGCTCACCGTCGAGTGCCAGCAAGGGGTCGTCGGCCCGGACAGCGCCCTGCCCGAACTCGCCCGCGAGGCCCGCTCCTCCGGCGCGCTGCGCAATGTCGCCCGGCTCGTCGCCGCCGCGCACGAGACCGGCGTCCAGGTCATCCACGCGATCGCCGAGCGCCGCCCGGACGGCCGGGGCGCGAGCCGCAACGCCAGGCTGTTCCGGGCCGCGGAACGGCTCCCGGTGCTGCAGCTGTCCGGCACCCACGCGGTCCGAGTCGCGCCCCCGATCGAGGTCGCCGAGGAGGACTTCGTCGTACGCCGGCTACACGGGCTGTCCCCGATCCACGGCACCGACGTCGACGCCCTGCTGCGCAACCTGGGCTGCCGCACACTGGTCGTCACCGGCGTCTCCGCCAACGTGGCGATACCCAACGCGGTGTTCGACGCGGTCAACCTCGGCTATACGGCCGTAGTCCCGGCCGACGCCATCGCAGGGGTGCCCGCCGATTACACCCCTGCGATGATCCGGCACACCCTCGCGCTGGTCGCCACGGTCTCGACCACCGACGACGTGCTCCGCTGTCTCAAACGGCCGCGCGGGCGCGGCTGA
- a CDS encoding Rieske (2Fe-2S) protein produces MTSASSQHAAGPARRTVVAAAGAAGLAAALTACGSSDNASGTAGTGSGSSGTTGSTGSTAGTGSSGSTGSTGAAQNGGGSAGGAALAKTSDIPEGGGKIFKDHGVVVTQPTAGTFKAFSAKCTHQGCAVGSVTGGAIVCPCHNSHFSVADGSVKQGPATQPLPAEKITVSGEDIKLA; encoded by the coding sequence ATGACCAGCGCATCGTCCCAGCACGCTGCGGGACCGGCCCGCCGTACCGTCGTGGCGGCGGCCGGAGCGGCGGGGCTCGCCGCCGCGCTGACCGCCTGCGGTTCGAGCGACAACGCGTCCGGCACGGCCGGCACGGGGTCCGGTTCCTCCGGCACGACCGGCTCCACCGGGAGCACGGCGGGCACCGGGAGCAGCGGCAGCACCGGCTCCACGGGAGCGGCGCAGAACGGCGGCGGTTCCGCCGGCGGCGCCGCGCTCGCCAAGACCTCCGACATCCCCGAGGGCGGCGGCAAGATCTTCAAGGACCACGGTGTGGTCGTCACCCAGCCCACGGCGGGTACGTTCAAGGCGTTCTCGGCCAAGTGCACCCACCAGGGGTGCGCGGTGGGCAGTGTGACGGGCGGCGCGATCGTGTGCCCGTGTCACAACAGCCACTTCTCCGTCGCGGACGGCAGTGTGAAGCAGGGGCCCGCGACCCAGCCGCTGCCCGCCGAGAAGATCACGGTCTCCGGCGAGGACATCAAGCTGGCCTGA
- a CDS encoding HipA family kinase, which yields MLKEVTATRYITPLREGGSLPGLVEADDFGTYVMKFTGAGQGRKTLVAEVVCGELARRLGFRMPRLVTLHLDPVLGLGEPEQQVQDLLRSSGGTNLGMDFLSGALGYDPLAFPVSSEEAGRIVWFDALINNVDRSWRNPNLLVHRGELWLIDHGATMIWHHNWPSAEASAARPYDASDHALARFAPDVTAAAAELAPRVTEDLLAEVTAEIPDAWLADEPGFDTPDDLRRAYARPLLARAAVIAERITGIGSGLEEGK from the coding sequence ATGCTCAAGGAAGTCACCGCGACCCGTTACATCACGCCGCTGCGTGAGGGGGGCTCGCTGCCGGGGCTCGTCGAGGCCGACGACTTCGGGACCTATGTCATGAAGTTCACCGGCGCCGGACAGGGCCGCAAGACCCTGGTCGCCGAGGTGGTGTGCGGCGAACTCGCCCGCCGCCTCGGTTTCCGGATGCCCCGGCTGGTCACCCTCCACCTGGACCCGGTCCTCGGACTCGGCGAGCCCGAGCAGCAGGTGCAGGACCTGCTGCGGTCCAGCGGCGGCACCAACCTCGGCATGGACTTCCTCTCCGGCGCCCTCGGCTACGACCCGCTCGCCTTCCCGGTGAGCTCCGAGGAGGCCGGCCGGATCGTCTGGTTCGACGCCCTGATCAACAACGTGGACCGCTCCTGGCGCAACCCCAACCTCCTGGTGCACCGCGGCGAGCTGTGGCTCATCGACCACGGCGCGACGATGATCTGGCACCACAACTGGCCCTCCGCCGAGGCCTCCGCCGCCCGCCCCTACGACGCCTCCGACCACGCCCTCGCCCGCTTCGCCCCGGACGTCACCGCCGCCGCGGCCGAGCTGGCACCCCGGGTCACCGAGGACCTGCTCGCCGAGGTCACGGCGGAGATCCCCGACGCCTGGCTGGCCGACGAACCCGGCTTCGACACCCCGGACGACCTGCGCCGGGCCTATGCGCGGCCCCTGCTGGCCCGGGCGGCCGTCATCGCCGAGCGCATCACCGGCATCGGCTCCGGCCTTGAGGAGGGCAAGTGA
- a CDS encoding DUF3037 domain-containing protein, giving the protein MSETHIHMAGHVTERHITRAGQGGDRDVFEYALLRVVPRVERGECINAGVVVYCRAQAYVGARTHLDEARLLALDPEADVAGVRAALGAIERHCAGGEEAGQAARDDAGRRYRWVIAPRSTVVQPGPAHTGLTTDPAAETERLLDLLVR; this is encoded by the coding sequence GTGAGCGAGACCCACATCCATATGGCCGGTCATGTGACCGAGCGCCACATCACCCGGGCGGGTCAGGGCGGCGACCGGGACGTGTTCGAGTACGCGCTGCTGCGCGTCGTACCGCGGGTGGAGCGCGGCGAGTGCATCAACGCCGGCGTCGTCGTCTACTGCCGCGCCCAGGCCTACGTCGGCGCCCGCACCCATCTCGACGAGGCGCGGCTGCTCGCCCTCGACCCGGAGGCCGACGTGGCCGGGGTGCGGGCCGCGCTCGGTGCGATCGAGCGGCACTGCGCGGGCGGGGAGGAGGCCGGACAGGCGGCCCGGGACGACGCCGGGCGCCGCTACCGCTGGGTGATCGCGCCCCGCTCCACCGTCGTCCAGCCCGGTCCCGCGCACACCGGACTCACCACCGACCCGGCGGCCGAAACGGAGCGTCTGCTGGACCTCCTGGTGAGGTAA
- the fabG gene encoding 3-oxoacyl-ACP reductase FabG, with protein MSTTEQRVAIVTGAARGIGAATAVRLAAEGRAVAVIDLDEAACKDTVEKITAAGGKAIAVGADVSDEAQVEAAVARIVEELGAPTILVNNAGVLRDNLLFKMSASDWDTVLNVHLRGSFLMTKAVQKHMVDAGFGRIVNLSSSSALGNRGQANYSAAKAGLQGFTKTLAIELGKFGITANAVAPGFIATEMTKATADRVKMDFDDFKKAAATQIPVQRVGEPEDIANAIAFFTGEAAGFVSGQVLYVAGGPLN; from the coding sequence ATGTCCACCACTGAACAGCGGGTCGCGATCGTCACCGGCGCGGCGCGCGGCATCGGCGCCGCCACCGCGGTACGACTGGCCGCCGAGGGGCGCGCGGTCGCCGTGATCGACCTGGACGAGGCCGCCTGCAAGGACACCGTCGAGAAGATCACCGCCGCCGGCGGCAAGGCGATCGCGGTCGGCGCCGACGTGTCCGACGAGGCACAGGTCGAGGCGGCCGTCGCCCGGATCGTCGAGGAGCTGGGCGCCCCGACCATCCTGGTCAACAACGCGGGCGTGCTCCGTGACAACCTGCTGTTCAAGATGAGTGCCTCCGACTGGGACACCGTCCTGAACGTCCATCTGCGCGGCTCGTTCCTGATGACCAAGGCCGTCCAGAAGCACATGGTCGACGCGGGCTTCGGCCGGATCGTCAACCTCTCCTCGTCCTCGGCGCTCGGCAACCGCGGCCAGGCCAACTACTCCGCCGCCAAGGCCGGCCTTCAGGGCTTCACCAAGACCCTCGCCATCGAGCTGGGCAAGTTCGGCATCACCGCCAACGCCGTCGCCCCCGGCTTCATCGCCACCGAGATGACCAAGGCCACCGCCGACCGCGTCAAGATGGACTTCGACGACTTCAAGAAGGCCGCCGCCACCCAGATCCCGGTGCAGCGCGTCGGCGAGCCCGAGGACATCGCCAACGCCATCGCCTTCTTCACCGGCGAGGCGGCCGGTTTCGTCTCCGGCCAGGTCCTGTACGTCGCCGGCGGACCGCTCAACTGA
- a CDS encoding SDR family oxidoreductase, producing the protein MTSAELPELSGKVALVTGASRGIGYGVAEALVARGDRVCITGRNEDALKEAVERLGSARVIGVAGKAHDLDHQAEAVERTMQAFGRVDFLINNAGTNPVFGPIADLDLNVARKVFETNVISALGFAQKTWHAWQKDNGGAIVNIASIAGLAPSPFIGAYGVSKAAMINLTQQLAHEFAPKVRVNAIAPAVVKTKFAQALYENREEEAAAAYPLARLGVPSDIGGAAAFLTSAQSDWITGQTLVVDGGIFLNAGVG; encoded by the coding sequence ATGACTTCCGCTGAACTCCCCGAGCTTTCCGGCAAGGTCGCCCTCGTCACGGGCGCCAGCCGCGGCATCGGCTACGGCGTCGCCGAGGCGCTCGTCGCCCGCGGTGACCGCGTGTGCATCACCGGCCGCAACGAGGACGCCCTGAAGGAGGCCGTCGAGAGGCTCGGCTCGGCCCGGGTCATCGGCGTCGCCGGCAAGGCGCACGACCTGGACCACCAGGCCGAGGCCGTCGAGCGCACCATGCAGGCCTTCGGCCGCGTCGACTTCCTGATCAACAACGCGGGCACCAACCCGGTGTTCGGGCCGATCGCCGACCTCGACCTGAACGTCGCCCGCAAGGTCTTCGAGACCAACGTGATCTCCGCGCTCGGCTTCGCCCAGAAGACCTGGCACGCCTGGCAGAAGGACAACGGCGGCGCGATCGTCAACATCGCCTCGATCGCGGGCCTCGCGCCCTCGCCGTTCATCGGCGCCTACGGCGTCAGCAAGGCCGCGATGATCAACCTCACCCAGCAGCTGGCGCACGAGTTCGCGCCGAAGGTGCGGGTCAACGCGATCGCCCCGGCCGTCGTCAAGACCAAGTTCGCCCAGGCCCTGTACGAGAACCGCGAGGAGGAGGCGGCCGCCGCCTACCCGCTCGCCCGGCTCGGCGTCCCCTCCGACATCGGCGGGGCCGCCGCGTTCCTCACCTCCGCGCAGTCCGACTGGATCACCGGCCAGACGCTCGTCGTCGACGGCGGGATCTTCCTGAACGCCGGCGTGGGCTGA
- a CDS encoding ABC transporter substrate-binding protein, translating into MFNRNRFLRRIAAIASISLVATGCSLLSDGNGGGKGPIVVGTTSAPSTLDPAGAWDGSWELYRNIFQTLLAYPNGATTPQPDAAASCSFTDSASRTYRCTLRSGLKFADGDPLNAQAVKYSVDRIRKIDAPGGPAGLLGSLDRVQALGDHDVVFHLNQSDATFPFVLATPAMSIVDPNDYPADSLRKDDTVYGSGPYELKSYDEGRQAVLVGNGNYQGFAKRQNDAVTIRYFQDSAGMVKALRDKQIDVTYRGLAADDIVTLQQHGNSNLQLVDGTGTDISYLVFNPKDPWARQPAVRKAVAQVVDRGAIAHKVYKDTVDPLYSMVPKGLTGHTTGFFDDYGDPSVPKAGKILSDAGIHQRVPLTLWYTTDRYGSETALMFQELKRQLEDSGLFTVTLQSRPWKTYVVGYQKGEYPVFGRGWFPDFPDADNFIAPFVGEHNALGTPYPSKEITDTLLPHSRAESDRAQTVKDMEQAQQIIVNDARLIPLWQGRQFIAASEDISGGEQALDPSTIMTMWALHRKTSW; encoded by the coding sequence GTGTTCAACCGGAACCGATTCCTGCGGAGGATCGCGGCGATCGCGTCCATCTCGCTGGTGGCCACCGGCTGCAGTCTGCTCTCCGACGGCAACGGCGGCGGCAAGGGCCCGATCGTCGTGGGCACCACCAGCGCCCCCAGCACGCTGGACCCCGCCGGTGCCTGGGACGGCTCCTGGGAGCTGTACCGGAACATCTTCCAGACGCTGCTCGCCTACCCCAACGGCGCCACCACCCCCCAGCCCGACGCCGCCGCGAGCTGCTCCTTCACCGACTCCGCCAGCCGCACCTACCGCTGCACGCTGCGCTCGGGCCTGAAGTTCGCCGACGGCGACCCGCTGAACGCGCAGGCCGTCAAGTACTCCGTCGACCGCATCCGCAAGATCGACGCCCCGGGCGGACCCGCCGGTCTGCTCGGCAGCCTGGACCGGGTGCAGGCGCTCGGCGACCACGATGTCGTCTTCCACCTCAACCAGTCCGACGCCACCTTCCCCTTCGTGCTGGCCACCCCCGCCATGTCGATCGTCGACCCGAACGACTACCCGGCCGACTCCCTGCGCAAGGACGACACGGTCTACGGCTCCGGACCGTACGAGCTGAAGTCCTACGACGAGGGCCGGCAGGCCGTCCTCGTCGGCAACGGGAACTACCAGGGCTTCGCCAAGCGGCAGAACGACGCGGTGACCATCCGCTACTTCCAGGACTCGGCCGGCATGGTCAAGGCGCTGCGCGACAAGCAGATCGACGTCACCTACCGCGGCCTCGCCGCCGACGACATCGTCACCCTCCAGCAGCACGGCAACAGCAACCTCCAGCTGGTCGACGGCACCGGCACCGACATCAGCTACCTGGTGTTCAACCCCAAGGACCCCTGGGCCAGGCAGCCCGCCGTACGCAAGGCCGTGGCACAGGTCGTCGACCGGGGCGCCATCGCGCACAAGGTCTACAAGGACACCGTCGACCCGCTGTACTCGATGGTCCCCAAGGGCCTGACCGGACACACCACCGGCTTCTTCGACGACTACGGCGACCCGAGCGTGCCCAAGGCCGGCAAGATCCTCTCCGACGCGGGCATCCACCAGCGCGTCCCGCTCACCCTCTGGTACACCACCGACCGCTACGGCTCCGAGACGGCGCTGATGTTCCAGGAGCTGAAGCGGCAGCTGGAGGACTCCGGCCTGTTCACCGTCACGCTCCAGAGCCGCCCCTGGAAGACCTATGTGGTCGGCTACCAGAAGGGCGAGTACCCGGTCTTCGGCCGCGGCTGGTTCCCGGACTTCCCCGACGCGGACAACTTCATCGCCCCGTTCGTCGGCGAGCACAACGCGCTCGGTACGCCGTACCCCTCCAAGGAGATCACCGACACGCTGCTGCCCCACTCGCGCGCGGAGAGCGATCGCGCCCAGACGGTCAAGGACATGGAGCAGGCCCAGCAGATCATCGTGAACGACGCCCGGCTGATCCCGCTGTGGCAGGGCCGGCAGTTCATCGCCGCCAGCGAGGACATCTCCGGCGGCGAGCAGGCCCTGGACCCGTCGACGATCATGACGATGTGGGCACTGCACCGCAAGACCAGCTGGTGA
- the ung gene encoding uracil-DNA glycosylase produces the protein MTDIAMLPESWRGVLGDELQQPYFKELTEFVEEERAKGPVYPPREEVFAALAATPYDKVKVLVLGQDPYHGEGQGHGLCFSVRPGVKTPPSLRNIYKEMQAELGLPVPDNGYLMPWAEQGVLLLNAVLTVRSGEANSHKGKGWEKFTDAVIRAVASRPDPAVFVLWGNYAQKKLPLIDEERHVVVKGAHPSPLSAKKFFGSHPFTQINEAIALQKHEPIDWRIPNLG, from the coding sequence GTGACCGACATCGCCATGCTGCCCGAGTCCTGGCGCGGGGTTCTGGGCGACGAGCTGCAGCAGCCCTACTTCAAGGAGCTGACGGAGTTCGTCGAGGAGGAGCGGGCGAAGGGTCCCGTGTACCCGCCGCGCGAAGAGGTCTTCGCCGCGCTGGCGGCCACGCCCTATGACAAGGTCAAGGTCCTGGTTCTCGGCCAGGACCCGTACCACGGCGAGGGCCAGGGTCACGGCCTGTGCTTCTCGGTCCGCCCCGGCGTGAAGACCCCGCCCTCCCTGCGGAACATCTACAAGGAGATGCAGGCGGAGCTGGGCCTGCCCGTCCCGGACAACGGCTATCTGATGCCGTGGGCCGAGCAGGGCGTCCTGCTGCTGAACGCGGTGCTGACCGTCCGGTCCGGCGAGGCCAACTCGCACAAGGGCAAGGGCTGGGAGAAGTTCACCGACGCCGTGATCCGCGCGGTGGCCTCCCGGCCCGATCCGGCGGTCTTCGTCCTCTGGGGCAACTACGCCCAGAAGAAGCTGCCCCTCATCGACGAGGAGCGCCACGTGGTGGTCAAGGGCGCGCACCCCTCCCCCCTCTCCGCGAAGAAGTTCTTCGGTTCCCACCCGTTCACCCAGATCAACGAGGCGATCGCCCTGCAGAAGCACGAGCCGATCGACTGGCGCATCCCGAACCTGGGCTGA